Genomic window (Roseofilum reptotaenium CS-1145):
CACCCACTAAAGAGCTTTTAGGAATAGGGGGGAATTTCGGATTTTTTTCTGATATTGTCCGTATAAATAAAGCCAAGTAATACGAAGTGTCAGACTGATACGAGTCATCAGTACCTTCAAATGTCCAAGTATCGACTTGTCCTCGGATAATTATTGGTTTTTGCTGTGGATTTCCACGTTTTAAATCAACAGAAAATAGTTTTTGTAGCATTGATTTATAGCGGTTTACGGCTTCCTTCAAGCTATCGCAAGCGTTTCTTATACCATCATCAGTAGGATTTTTGGGTAACTTAGACTCATGAAAACATAATCTTTCATATACTTGACAGGCAAGTAGTGCAAGAGTTGATATTCTTTGTTGTCCATCAATGACGTTATATATTGTTTCGGGTAATCCTCGATCATCTAAAGGATAAATATTATTTTTTTTATCTTTCTCTGCCAAGAGAATAATAGTACCTAAAAAGCGGATGGCATTATAATCAGTCTTATCTGGATCGACTAATAAATCGACTCCATTACAGATATCTTCCATGAGTTGATCTATATTTTCTCTAGACCAGCTATACTCACGTTGATATAAGGGAATATAAAATCCGACATCTGGAGTTTGAAAGAAATCAGATACACTTTTACTTGAACTATCAAATGCTGTAGAGATATCAAACATAATGTAATTCCTACCAGATATTTTACGAATGACAAGCTAAACAAGGTAAGTCATCATCTTGTTCATCAAGAACAGATTCAAGGGCCTGAGCAAAGCAAAAACTTTCATCCTCAAACACAGAGTCTAAAACCTGACTTAACGGTTGATTAGGTGCATGTTCTTTTTCTTTTGCCCTAGCCTTAGCCATAGCTTCCTCATGCTCTCTAATAATTTCCTCCTTTCTCTCCCATAACTCCGATAAGGTCTCTCCTTCAGTCCAGGTATAGGTTCTGCCATCCTTATGATTTTCCTCATATTTAACAGCTTCAGCAAATCGCTTGGGATGTTCTTGAGCCAACATCACCCACTCATACTTGCGTTGGAAAAAGCAGAAAAAGCAACCGGAACGATTGCGCCAGCGATAATAGTCAGGGAGTCCAATACCACTGTCCTCCAAAATGCGAAGAATATCCGCTTTCACTAACCCTTGTTCCTTAAATGGAAATACCGGTTTAATGTTTGGTTTTGTAGAGATATAGCCTTCTCGATTTTCATCAGCACGAATGCCAATGTAACTAATGGTTTCATCGTCTCCAATGAATTTCTCAAGAGGCTTGATTTTCATCATCACCGTACACCAGCGCCTCTGTGGGGACGGTAGCAACCTATCATGAATTTCCAGCCAATGATCGAACCCCCGTTTGGCGCTCAAATAGTGAATCTTAATCCCTAAGCGAGCTTCAATTCGATCTAGGTAGTTGTAGGTTTCCGGTAGCTCTTTGTGAGTATCGCAGAAAAAATATTCGATCTCTAACTCTGGATGCTGTTGCTGCATCAATACTGCCAGAGCTGTACTATCCTTTCCCCCTGAGAGACCGAGAATATGGCGAACCTTCTTGTGACTCATAGAACCTGATCTTGACTGTCTTGATTTTTACGCTTTTTTCGTTGGGTGTCGAGTTGGTCTTCACCATCTGTAACATTTTCACCGAAAACCCATTCGCTTAGTTTAGCAATAAAAGCTTGTTGCCGTTTTGGATTATCCTTTAATCCCTCTAACGCTAGCGTCTTTTGGACTAAAGTCTCTAAAAGTTTCTCTTCAGCTTGATTAAGCCAGACTGCTTGATGAACTTCTCGACCATCAGATTCAGTGACCGTGATGCGCTTGGCTGTAAACCCTGAACTCTGGGCAGCTTCGGCATCTTTTTGCAGGCTCTCTAGATTCTTGAATCGGCGTACTAAATCGCTTAAGGTCATCTCAAATTGGGTGACATCTCCATCTGTCCACGATCGCGCCGGTTTATCGGCTACAATCATTACCAAGCTCTCCAACCACTGCGGCTCCGACTTATGCTCATCCACAGCCGCTAGAATAAATCGCTTCAACAACGGCTCAATACAGCTCCCAATTAAAATAGTGGCACGAGTGGCTAAATCATCTCGCAATTTTTGCTCATCTCGGACACCAAAAGCCTCATGGAGCCGTTGCCGACAGTCACTCAATAGGCGATCATAGGCGGTTTGAATTTCATGCAGCGCTCTGACGAGCTTCTGTCGATAGGTCTTAGCAACAGCTAAATCTCGATCCGGTTCATCGGTAAATGTAATCGGGGATAAACCGCAGGCTGTGGGTAAAGACTGAAACAGTAGATTGTCCGGTTCTTGGGCTACTTGCAAGGTCTGTAGAACTTTCCGTGCTTCTGCATTTAAACTCTGAGTAGACCGGGTATACTTTGGTAACTGAGCCACAAAACTCAATAAGGGTTTGGCCACAGCCAACAGGGAAGCATTACGGAGAGTTTTACTGGTCTTGACTTGAGGAGAACTGAAAATCGATTGTAACTCTTTAAATACCTGCGATCGCAACCCAACAATCTGAAAATACTTCACCGAAAAGCGTCCAGGATTTTTCAGCAACAGTTCAAAATGCTCTGCACCCAACACCGGGATAAAGCTACCATCGCGATAAATGCCCACATCATCACTGTGATACAACAAAACAGCCGCAAATACAATCGGAATCACCCCTTCCTTGACTCCAAAGGGAGGATCTTGGAGTTTTTCCCCTAGTAAATGCAGGGATTTTTGAGACTCCTGCGCTTCATAACAAAACTGTTCAATGGCATTCCAAAGGGTATAAACTCCGGACTCTTCATTGGGGGGATAAAAATCCCAGATTCCTTCTTCTTGTCGATGAATGCCTGTGGTTTCCAATACTGAATAATAAATCGCCACTTCCGGCCCATAACCGGTTAATCCTAACCGCTCTTCTGGCGATTTTTCAATCATGGCTGTAATTAAAACTCTCCGCGCTTTTACCCCTTGACCGGTCAATTGCCGACGATTAATTAACTCATTATCAAGCTTGAGTCCTTGATCATAGACGCGATCGCACAAATCAGATAGCCTAGACTGAAACTGTCGGTCTCGTCCAATCCTAACCTCTTCTCCCCCTACCCAACATTCTTGATTTCCCGACCAAGACAGGGACTTAGCAAACGTTTCATCTAACAACCATTTTGCCTCAATGCGGCGGTGTTTCACCTCTCGACGCGCCACCCCATCATTCTGCAATTCCGGAGCCTGTTTCACCATCTCCAGCGCCCTAAATTCTCGCACCCGTATCGCCAATTCTTCTAATTGATTCACCTTCACCATTACTAAGGGTTTATTATGGGCAATTTGATCGGGAATAGACGAAGGAAAATCAGGCTCTAGCCAATAGAGAATTAAGCCATCATGACTCTCTAAGGTGCAACTCAATTCCTGTAAATTGGTGGAATTATCTCCATATAGCCGTTCAAAATAGCGCAGGGTTCCTGTCTGTGTATAGTGACGTTGAACCACTAGCGGTTTTAAGGGATAAACCTGACTCAGGAGTTGCTGCAAAGATGACCGGTCTTTTTCAATTTCAGCATCAATTGCCGCTTCCACATTAAAATCGGAGCCTTCCCAAATCCTCAATTCTTCTGCCTGTCTGCGGTAGGTAATTAATCCTTGCTTCTGTAAGTTGGCGATCGCCATTTTCCACTCCTCTTGATCCTCCCTAGGAGAGTCACATAAAGCCAAAGCTACTAAATCGGGACTTGCTCGTAATTTTCCAGTAGTCGTGATTAAATTGAGAACACCAATAGTTTTTAAAATCGCTAATGTTTCGGGGGCATGGTCGCGAGCATCCTGGATCAAGCCTTGAATTTCAACCCAACGCTGTAAATTAAACCGCGAAGTTAATCCAGTGACATTCTCCACGAAATAATCATAGAGTTGATGCAATTTCAGCGTGGGCAAACAATCCGTTTCAATTTCAATCCCTGTGGTTTCTAAAAACTTCTGAAATCCATAGGGTTCATCGCTAGTTAAAAACGTAAATAAAGAGCGGTCATTCTGAGCATAGCGCGTACAGAGTAAGGGCAACACGAGAGCAGTTAACGGATGCAGAGGGCCGATTTTTTCAATTAATTTCGCTTGAATTTCTTGTTCAGATAACACGTGATGTAAAGCTGAATACCACTCATCTCCCCACTGCTGGACACGGCGCAGAATCGGATCGGCATTATGGCGATCGATCGCTTGACCTATCAACCGCGTCATTTGACTGGGAGAATCCGTAAATGGCATGTCTTCAAAGCGACCTTGAATTTTAATCCATTCATTCTGTTCGCTGGTACTCAGGCGATCTCCATAACCCGCAAAGGATTGATGCAGTAATCCTAAGAAATAGACCTGTTGCTCTGGGTTGGACTGAAGTTCGGCAATTTGTTGCAGTAAATATAGATCGCTCACCCCCTTGTTAGTGCTGGCAAACTCTAGGCTTTTACCCAGTTCATCGAGAATTAACAGCACATGCGTATTGGCTTCATTAGCTACCTCTTGCAGCGCTTGCAGAATTTGGCGATCTTTTACTTGACACTTGCCTTCATCGGCTGCACATTGCCAATCATTCAACTGCCTTAAAATCTTCGGCTTTTTCCCATTCCCTGGCCAAAATCGTTCCGCTCCCGAAGCTAAAGCACGGGCAATCGTCCAACTGAGGGGTTCGCTGCGTCCTGTGGCAACGGCAATGAGCAAACCGCGATCGGGTAATTGTGTGTTTATCGCCTCCATCACGGGCGAATTCTCCCCAAAAGCCTCCCGTGCAATGGCAACGGCTTGCGATCGCATGGGACTATCTTGGGGATGACATAACCCAGCGATATAGTGGGCAAATGCCGATTTTCCCGAACCATACACCCCGGTTAACGTCCAGGATTTATGAGCCGTGGTTTCTGTGAAGGCTGAAACCATCCGCTCCAACGTCGATGCAGAGCGCTCTGTGAGAATATAGCCTGCGATCGCCTGCGAGCGATCGATATCCCGCTCCAAATTCACCGAGCGATAATAGCGGCGATGTAACTGAAAATAATTCGCTAAAACGTTCTGACTCATGTTTCCTCCCTTACTGTGAACAATGAACAACATTGTTCATTATTAACTGTTCATTGAATTTTACTGAGCATCATAATAGGC
Coding sequences:
- a CDS encoding phosphoadenosine phosphosulfate reductase family protein yields the protein MSHKKVRHILGLSGGKDSTALAVLMQQQHPELEIEYFFCDTHKELPETYNYLDRIEARLGIKIHYLSAKRGFDHWLEIHDRLLPSPQRRWCTVMMKIKPLEKFIGDDETISYIGIRADENREGYISTKPNIKPVFPFKEQGLVKADILRILEDSGIGLPDYYRWRNRSGCFFCFFQRKYEWVMLAQEHPKRFAEAVKYEENHKDGRTYTWTEGETLSELWERKEEIIREHEEAMAKARAKEKEHAPNQPLSQVLDSVFEDESFCFAQALESVLDEQDDDLPCLACHS